Proteins found in one Aspergillus chevalieri M1 DNA, chromosome 2, nearly complete sequence genomic segment:
- a CDS encoding uncharacterized protein (COG:G;~EggNog:ENOG410PFT2;~InterPro:IPR036259;~TransMembrane:3 (i68-88o108-132i139-160o)), translating into MDFHFEGPIYRVLRSLLLHAPERPQDGSHSPSGHAEHCISRMQLDANHFETEKVTIKKVASVLLDLHVWNLCAVLFTNSVCLFGLAYFSPSIVEALGYSSTTTQLMTVPPYACGLLVTMLIALIGAALLLVGRSLATRYAALVIFVTGIYSCSPCLISWAPNNSAGYNRRATAIAMGFISTSSRGS; encoded by the coding sequence ATGGATTTTCATTTTGAAGGGCCTATTTACCGTGTCCTTCggtctcttcttcttcatgctCCCGAACGGCCCCAGGACGGCTCTCACTCTCCATCAGGGCATGCCGAGCATTGCATTTCCCGCATGCAACTCGACGCAAACCACTTCGAGACAGAAAAAGTCACCATTAAAAAGGTCGCCTCAGTGCTTCTAGACCTCCACGTTTGGAACCTATGCGCCGTCCTCTTCACCAACAGCGTCTGCCTCTTCGGCCTCGCCTACTTCTCCCCCTCCATCGTGGAAGCCCTCGGCTACAGCAGCACAACAACACAACTCATGACCGTGCCCCCGTACGCCTGCGGGCTCCTCGTGACAATGCTCATCGCCCTCATCGGCGCAGCTCTCCTACTCGTCGGCCGCAGTCTGGCCACGCGCTACGCAGCACTCGTCATCTTCGTAACGGGGATCTACTCCTGCTCGCCGTGCCTGATCAGCTGGGCGCCGAACAACAGCGCGGGATATAACCGCCGCGCCACCGCGATTGCGATGGGGTTTATTTCCACCAGCAGCAGGGGATCCTGA